In Thermodesulfovibrio thiophilus DSM 17215, a genomic segment contains:
- a CDS encoding P-loop NTPase has product IEIFKTGGAEKLAQEYEVAFLGKVPIDPQIVQAGDDGKPFIIYYPESKPAAAFTTIVDRLTEMLKV; this is encoded by the coding sequence CAATAGAGATATTTAAAACCGGTGGTGCAGAAAAGCTTGCTCAGGAGTATGAAGTTGCGTTTCTTGGTAAAGTTCCCATTGATCCACAGATAGTTCAGGCTGGAGATGATGGTAAACCATTTATAATTTACTATCCAGAAAGTAAGCCTGCAGCAGCTTTCACAACAATAGTTGACAGACTTACTGAAATGCTAAAAGTTTAG